The following DNA comes from Megalobrama amblycephala isolate DHTTF-2021 linkage group LG20, ASM1881202v1, whole genome shotgun sequence.
cccggaaacggcgttccttacgtcacgacttaacaagcggatagcaGAAGCGGCGctggcgactgtgtcataataaaagtcctgctctgcttcatactacagtaacgttatcACTATGCGCAATAATCGCATccgtgaacatgatttcttcctattcctatccctattcttttgcaccgtcggttgaggtggagaccacacgtcccaagattctgctctcaaacttggcgtcatcaagttacgcctttgttttgaatagtcTTCTAGCGACCTCTTGCAGATAGAATTATTatatactgcacctttaaattgatcaaaagtgacagagaagacatttataatgttacaaaaaattcttttcatcaaagaatcctgaaaaatattgatttcataagcagcacaactgataataatgagaaatgtttcttgagcactaaattAGCATATTATTTAGAATTATTTCATGTAatgctgaagactggagtaatggtgctGAAAAGTCACAATATTGCtggttttttttactgtatttttgctcaaataaatgcagtcttggtgacttgtttaaaaaaaactgtaaaaatcttACCTCAAACGTTGAACTTTAATGTgtaattgtgatatatatatatatatatatatatatatatatatatatatatatatatatatatatatatacattcatacTCTTTTGGAGGTGTTTTTAACAAGCTTGATTAATATTTTACCTTACCTTGCTTGTGGATGTCAGtagtgtgactgtgtgtgtatgcatttcTATGGACAGATGCAGGTTATTCAGCATCCTGTTGAGAGACTGCATACTGCTCTCCTGTCCACACGGAaagatttaataaaaacatttcaaaaattcaGCAGAGCTGAGAAGAAACTTCTAGAAGATGGACTTCTGCCTGACAATTCACTTTTCAGCCCCATCACCATTCACTCAGACTCAGACTGGATTCCTGCACATCCAGAAGATCCTCAAGACTTTCAGAGTTTTTACATCAACCCATACCGCCGTTCTCCAAACCGTGGACATAACACCATCTATATTCAAACTATTGGTTAGTGCACTTAGTATTTAAAACTGcttaaatgtatcatttattatcatgtttacatttgtaaattataattttatcatGTTGATGAATGCACAGGCTCTTTTGGGGAAGGAGCAGTTGTGGCAGAGCAGTATGTTGAATGGCTGAAGGACTACTGTCAGGCCTTCTTTTACGGACTAGTGGTCAAGCTTTTACCACCAGTAACAGTTGCTTCAACAGCCTGTTCATTTCGGGTCAACAACAACACACATAACCTTCAGCTTCATGCTGGTTAGTACTGCTGCAACAACACAACCAGAATATAGTCGTTGAGGCTTTTAGCCACATTTGTAAAAAGGTTAGTCAGCATGACATCAAAATTGGCACTGAATTTACTGAatttatttactttcttaatgcTTTTTATGGtcttattttcaacaaaaacaacaaattatttttgtttgtttttatatacactaccgttcaaaacaTTAGGGTCAATGAGATGTTTTTAGTAACACTTTCTTTACACGGATTGTCTATTTAcgctaagtgcaaatagcgtcccttgttggcaaacgctatttacactagctccgcccaccaatatCTGGTTTGtccactcaagttttaaaaacgACGCACAGAATTTAACATTTTCTGTGGCGCAGCAGTAGGGAGTAAGGCTCACAGATCTGGCTTTTAACATGATCGACGTGGGTTCAAATCCAGCTTTTGCCAAGCTCACATTTATCTTCAGATGAAAATGATggtctaaaatgaaaatgatggtctaaaagtggaaataaactgcgaacgagtgtttaataatattaaaagtgtttattgggtagggttaggggaaggtgtagggagggtttttattctcccaataaggcagcattcatttaatcattttaataaatattataatttacaatctatgatattattgcatcctgataatgtacaaaaatactgaggtgcaaatagtatctgccaatataaagtatagatagcgtctaattactatttactcttattgcaaagaactgatacttttacatggtgtaaatagaatttatcaatattttcacctagtgtaaatagcataatGCTAAGAAAGTGCTGCCGTTGtcactataatatatatattatattgtcactataatacatataatatattgctattttcacttagcgTAAATAGCAGCTATTGCTAAGAAATATGcaattttcacttagtgtaaatagcatctaattgctatttgcacttagtgcaaatagccgctgccttacttaaagcctttatgtataatgcattataaaaaatatttttaatgcattaattatgccttgtaatgcaccttataatgcattgtattgcctcatgaataattgtaaccCCAGTTATAATACACCTTTACTAagcttaatgcattaaaacatgacaaacaaccaatttcagatgtaacaaggaatctgtgaatattataatgttatatattaattttaacttttgttacaattatttctgaaaatatataatgcattataatgtacattatgaatacctttataataatttattcataaaggcagatttcacagaaatattcacaaaaatgtataacagttttcacaaaaaatattaagcaggaCAACTAAacataagaagaaatgtttcttgagcaccaaatcagcatattagagtgatttctaaGGGATCGAGTAatgctgctgaaaatttagtcattttaaatatttcataatattactgttttactgtatttttgatcaaataaatgccaccttggtgagcataagagatatctttcaaaaacatttaaaaaatgttgacCCCAAATGTTTGAACACTAGTGTATATATGTCATATATAAAAAATTTCATTCATAATCtttgatttaaaacaaaattacttgTTGAAATCCCTGTTAACTAATAGCCAGATAGCTATTTAGGAGGTGTAACACCTCTTTTTCTCTATCCAGTCCAATCTCCGATGGATAAAATCTGTTGTCACTGAACTATACATTACGATGATTGCAAATGGGTTGCAAACAGCAGTTCACTTTGACttttatgtaaatgtaatgctttCTTTATATTTACAGGAGAGCTGTTGAACTTCTTGAAACAGAGAAAGCCCAGTGATGCTTTTTGCATTGTGGGGATCACCATGATCGACTTGTACCCCAAAGAGTCATGGAATTTTGTTTTTGGCCAGGCTTCTCTAACTAAAGGTGATTTTTTGATTCAGTTGCAGAGGTCTTATAAACTTgcccttcaaatgttattgtGATTTGAAATCAAAGTTGTCATTGTAGCCCAGTGTGCTTTTTGAGTAAATTATCCTTTTGTCATTTTAGCACGTCTATTAAGTTTGAATGTTTTTGCCACTGTAGGAATGGGAGTCTTCAGCTTTGCCCGATACGATGATCATTTTTATGAGAGAAGCTATACAGGACGACTGAAGAAGAAAATAGAGCTGAAGCAAGGAGATTATTCTGTGTTTGAGAATTACTACACTCCTCCAATCACCAGCGTTCTCCTCCTCCGGTCCTGCAAGGTGAAATGAGAAGTCTGTGCTTCAAACTCCCCAACCCTTACACAGAAAAAAgttcataaatgtttttaatattctcataattatttaaacacaaaaccAGTGAACGGATATTTTTACAGAAAGGTTTTTATAGATGAAAGGATGCTATCTAGGTCAGTGGTACTCAACTGCTTTGGCCATGGTACCCACATTTTTCCATGGTCATTAAGCTGCGACCCAAATTTTTCGGAATTTGAAACAAGCAAATTTATTTCTCAAAAATGACTGACACACACAGTACCATCTCACTTTACATACACATAAATTGAATAATATAACTAACAATGATGAATAAACTGTATAAGGTAATTCTATTAAATAGCAGCAAGTTGTTATGCGCCACCATagttgtcaaaaatatagaaaatgaAGTGGTATTttgggttaaagggatagttcacccaaaaatgaaaatttgatgtttatctgcttacccccagcgcatccaagatgtaggtgactttgatttcttcagtagaacacaaatgatgatttttaactccaactgttgaggtctgtcagtcgtataatgcgagtggatgggaactcgaacaataagagtcaaaaaaacatgcacaaacaaatccaaattaaaccctatGGCTCgagacgacacattgatgtcctaagacacgaaacgatcggtttgtgcgagaaactgaacagtatttatatcattttttacctctaaaacaccaatATGTCCacctgcgttcagcattcggttagtgaggtctgatcgtgctctgacaatggcagtgatgtctgacactcattgatgtataagcgcgagacatcactgccgttgtcagagcgcgatcagatcacactaaccgagtgctgaacgcagttggacatagtggtgtattagaggtaaaaatgatataaatactgttcggtttctcgcacaaaccgatcgtttcgtgtcttaggacatcaatgtgtcgtcacgagccgcagggtttaatttggacttgtctatgcaagttttttcgactcttattgttcgagttcccatccactcgcattattagactgacagacggcaacagttggacttaaaaatcatcatttgtgttctactgaagaaacaaagtcacctacatcttggatgctctgggggtaagcagataaacatcaaattttcatttttgggtgaactatccctttaaggttgcAGAAAGTAAAGTTGTCATGGTAAATACACAATACTAACATGAGCTGTTAATGAAACATATGGACACTGATCCTGATGAATTTACATCATAACTGCATGCAAATCTTTCCCAGCAAATGCATGATGTACCAGTTATGTAATGTATTGGTACttttttggtaatttcatgactttcATGACATGACTTACATGCTCATAATTACAATTGCTCTTTATATATAGTGATTTACAGCGCTTGCTTCCACATTTGTGTTGAGGAGCGTGCACTGTGAGCACAGTATAATGTCTGACAGGACAGGAAAGGTGAGAGACTTTTAATTTTGTACCAAGTTACGAAAGTAATGACACTGATATAAAGCCTGACAAAATCTCATCTGACAGCAGATATTGAATCAGGGCAACACGTTTTTCTCAACCACTCTACTTAAAgttgcagtctgtaagttttgcctctttgtcgccatctctgtttgaaacctgcaattgcagttatttgcagaattacCATATTTACATGGGTTttgcatcggcacggctcctcatcGAGCATAAGTCTAATGTTTTGAGGGGTGTGGTCTGTCAGTCACTGCACCGGTGATACTGTACtccggaatcacagattctatgtcttggaagtatgaccaaaataagaattttcacaggagaatgtcatctgaacaagcaagtaacaaatctgccaattttgttctgaccaactgagaaaaaaagcattacaataaatcgcgctaccagtggtgattaaatcttaacgatcgcttagctcggatcacatcaaaccgtgcaaattattattatcgttatactttgttctcaaattgttaatgttaacaacaccagcattgcgtgactacgtgtatttagtgtgtattattgtccgaagtcttttgcttttgactacgggtgaatctccagttgtcacttaTGGTTGTCGTTTGGACCtctctggattacaatccgccattaAAATGACAAGTTTCTAGCTaatgtgagaaaaggctataaatgatccgtcaCCTGCAGCGtctgggactccttctttatgtatagtacagatgtgacgtaatgacgcaaaggcAAACTCGTATTTCCCACGaaaacctaccagtaccacctaaattaaaaaaaacattattacaagcttaccgttgtgaattggGCTAAGGTGAGGAGATAGTTTtaaacactggctggttatgtacttgctcaaaaattgatttaggaacatttttaacccaaaaaaaTTTACGGACTAAAGCTTTAAATAGCGTCTGACAGAAGAGTCAAAAGCTTTCATGCttgtatatcaaaataaaagtcttgcaCCCTAAAAACAATTCAAATTGTTTCTTTTACTTTCACATTCTTTGTCTACCCACTCACAATGGTCTTTCAACCCACTTTTTGGTTGCAACCCacgggttgagaaacactgatctaGGTCATTTTGTGGTTGAAAACGTGTGGCTGTCCGTAAGTGCACTAAACTTTTTATTTGAGCTCTTTCAATCAAAACTGTTATTGTGCATCACTTTTAGACCCTGACTCATGAGATTGGACATATATTCGGGATGGAGCACTGCCAGTGGCTAAACTGTGTCATGCAGGGCTCCAATCACTTACAGGAGTCTGACCGTCGGACACTTGTCCTCTGCCCCATCTGTTTGCGTAAACTACAGTCTGCCATTGGATTCAAAATAGCTGACAGATACAAGGTAAGCCCAAATCCTGCCAAAACTGACTATTTTGCACTTTAGTGTACTGGCTCACTAATGTAATCAATATACAATAAGATCAATATACAGTAACATAGAATGTTACGGAATGTTAATATAGATAATATGTACTCTACAGGCCTTACTGCACTGGATTGAAGATGGAGCTGACAGCAATGGACAACATTCAAAACCCACACAAGCCTTCCAAGAGTATAAAGACTGGTTCTATAAGTGCTTACGAATATTGGAAAGTGAAACATCATGAACCAGCAagtattatattttgctacCTGCCGACAAGCAATGTCAAGGCAAGTTGAAACATGCTATATGCACATTCTTGAAAAGAGCTTTGCAAGAAAGCTTCTGCTGAGAAAATACTGGTAAATGTATATGCAAAATAGGGCTTTTGATTTGTATGTATGGatcaaactaaataaaattttatttatctctttcctttgtttttgctttttaagaTATCTGTCAAATCGGAAAACAATTTTCAGACAGCAGTCTAAAaaagtatgtatttattttttaatctgatTTAAAGATTGTCTATTGTGCAGAAAGAGAAGAGATCATTGCACATTCACATTCCACTGAACATACAGCAAATAATTCCTTTCCAGTTATAAAATTCAAGTCATGTGACAGTTGTTCGATAACAACAAATACAGTTTTACCTAAAGAGGTAAGTAATGAAGTAGTCATATAAGACACtttcacatttgaatttggcttTGCATGAGTTCTGTAAAGCATTGAATTCACAGTAATCTCTATTTAATACATATGTAAATGTTATTCACAGTTGAAAACACTGTCATGAGCATTGGAATACCAAACAACACCCTAAACAGACACTATTAGCATTAATAAAGTTGTTCATCTGGTTTTAGTACTCAGCTGAATATGGCTGAATATGAAGTACTGAAGTCCAACCCATCACCCTCCTGCAAATATTCAAAAAAGAATATTAGGAAACAAAATTATATAGATAGGttcctttttaaaataaagcatCAAATACCTCATGGCTTTTCTACCACATTTAGATTTTATATTATATGAGTTTTAAGTTGCTGAATTCAGCATTGCTTTACCCATCAGTGCCTGGTAGTCACCCATTGAGTCATTGCCTATAATCGCTAAAACCACGAAAATGTGGTTTCCTGTTACAAGATTATGTTCATTTCTTTTGTATCTAGGACTCTAATCAACAAAAGTCCCAGTGTTTACTTTCAAGTCTAATAATAGTTTTTCAAGACAGCTACTGctaatataatgtattataataattacatttatgatCTCAGTGTATAAACAACAATTTCacatcttaaagggacagttcacccagaaatgaccattctgtcatcatcatttcaccctcatgttgttccaatccCATTAAACTGTAGTTCATCTTCGAATCTCAAATGAAGATACTTTTAATGAAACCCGAGAAATTTTTGCCTTTATTGTGATAGGATAGTATCAGGAAGCAAGGTGGGAGAAAAAGAGGGGGGCGGGATTGGGAAAGGTCTGAAGCGCAACGCCGCTATATGTCGGCgtgctgcccacgaggctatcggTGCTGACAACCCAAGAGATTTCTCTCCTTTGAACATCCATTCCACCAAAACTTTAACACGAGTTCATAGAGAGATATAAaagaaatccatatgaatcgaacTGTTTAATCCAAGTTTTCTGAAGGAAcacgctttatatgatgaacagatttgaTTTAAGCTTTTATTCCCATACAAACACTGATTAACGCACACACGTAaagcaaataaaatattataaacggTAGCTAAACCGTACTTGGTTGACTCGTAAGAACAAACCTCTAGTTCATGTTTGtcaatgatgactgaattttcatttttgggtgaactaaccccttaagCAATTATTACGAATCATAATGTAGTTGTACTGCAGATACATTCATTTGTAAAAGTTTTCAATAAGTCTGATAGTTCCTAACGTTCAGTTAAATTCACagccttttttattttcaagaCTTGATATCTTGGTTATCCAATTCTTGGATTTCCTCTTTGTCTTTGGCCACTTGCTCCCCCATGGGTTTATTCCGTCCAGTATTCCTCCTTGTGCACAGATGACCTGTCTTAGCAGGACGTACAAGCCCAAGGAAGACGGCACCTAGTCCCATTCCCACAGCGCACGAATAGAATGCAGCACTGTACTTTTGTGTAATATCCACAAGGACACCTAGAATATTTGGGGAAAATGCAGTAAGTTATTTGTTTAGGTTTGCATTTTatatacactattgttcaaaagtttggggtcagaatgaatatttttattcagcaaggatgctttaaattgatcaaaagtgacagtaaacacatttaaaatgttacaaaagtcttctattttaaataaatactgttctttctGAATCCTGAAAAACTGTACTGTTTtcgacattgataataaaaagaaattcaGTTGTTCTTACCGCCTAAAGGTGGACCAGCCAGTCCTGCAAAGCTCTGAATACAGACATAGACGCCAACAGCTAAGGGCATCCTCTGGATCCCTACAACATCATCCTCGGCCAACATTGGGATGTGCGTGGATGCGATGTTCCCGAGTAAGAAGCCATAAAGCACACAGCACACTGCTAGTCCCCAGAAGCCATTTACCACAGTGAACAACAACAGGACTAGGCACATCAGTGACACACATACGAGAAGTACGAAGATCTTCCTAATGTGCCCCCAGTTCAGGACCCATCCTATAGAGAGACGTCCAAAGATCTCAGCGATGGCCATTGTTGACAGCATATAGGCAGCCTTGTCCCTCTCAGTACCCAAACTGGCGCTGAGCTCCACCACATACAGCTGTGGGGCGAAAAAAGCCCAGTGTTGCAAAAAGTCCAAATGCTGAATAACACAAAAAACTACCTTCTTTTAGTACAGTCAAATCCAAGAGCTTATTTTTACTCGTAGTGTCCTGTTGTTTTGAGAGGATCTGGAAGTGGTTCCGCTTCTTCCTGTTCCTTCCTAAATTTGAGGCTCCGTTCCAGCTCGTCAAGTGACTGTACACCTGAATCTCCAGAGCACACAGAACCTTGCATTTGTTCTTCAGGGAGAGAGTATGTGATCTTCTGCTCAGTTTCTGTCAGAGAAGTCTTTGGTTTGATGACTATAGGACAGAGCAGAGCCCCACAGACAATAATGATGCCCTGCAACGTGCCAATCACCACCATTGTGTACCTCCAGCCAATGCAATTCTTGAGAGCTGTGAACGCTGCAGAAACAATGAAGCGATATGTGCGACTCTTTATGTTGCAATAATAAAACACTTGTTTCAAAATAGTGGTACATAAAATTTGATCATGTTATATTGCAGTTGAGTACGCCTTCCCTTACCTGGAGCAAAAGCAAATATAGCAAATGATTCTCCAGTGGAGGCCATGGCTGTGACCACAGATCGACGCTTGCTGAAGTACTGGGACAAGATTGTGACGGTTGGCAGAAATGTCAAACAGTAACCCAGTCCTACAGAGAGGAAAGGACATCTGAAAATCATTAGAGGCTTTGTTTTGCTTATAGCTGATAAATTAATCTTTTCAATCAAACATATATATTATTagattttattgtaaaatgtctttatttgCAGACAATTCTGGAGCAGTTTAGTTGTTCTACTTCTCAAGTATAAACATAACAGATAtgaacagtgttgggggtaacgcatcacaagtaatgcgagttatgtaatcagattacttttaaaagtaactagtaaagtaatgcattacttttaattatctgagttactttttcaaataaataatgcaagttactttgttttcccatttattaaCGGAtacctctcctgtccccattttgagaaaaatcggGAGTAAGGGCAGAGGCGTTGTgtcgctgtgtaaacatgatgcttattgtagttctagactaaatgtgagcatgctCTTACACATCTCATTTGCACAAAAACAGGTTCGGTATTTCtctaaataaaaacagtgaaatgcaaactctgAATAATttgcaaacctgcaataattgaATATGTTAAACACAAATATACATTCCCTtgatttcaca
Coding sequences within:
- the LOC125255402 gene encoding LOW QUALITY PROTEIN: monocarboxylate transporter 7 (The sequence of the model RefSeq protein was modified relative to this genomic sequence to represent the inferred CDS: inserted 2 bases in 1 codon; deleted 1 base in 1 codon), yielding MAQWIFRLKGCLGSKVYSEVPDGGWGWIVAVAFFLVEMFTYGVIKSFGIFLKDLMSDFEESNSRVSWIISICVFVMTFTAPLSSVLSNRFGFQPVVMLGGFLVSLGTISTAFTSSINQMYLSIGIVTGLGYCLTFLPTVTILSQYFSKRRSVVTAMASTGESFAIFAFAPAFTALKNCIGWRYTMVVIGTLQGIIIVCGALLCPIVIKPKTSLTETEQKITYSLPEEQMQGSVCSGDSGVQSLDELERSLKFRKEQEXKRNHFQILSKQQDTTSKNKLLDLTVLKEGSFLCYSAFGLFATLGFFAPQLYVVELSASLGTERDKAAYMLSTMAIAEIFGRLSIGWVLNWGHIRKIFVLLVCVSLMCLVLLLFTVVNGFWGLAVCCVLYGFLLGNIASTHIPMLAEDDVVGIQRMPLAVGVYVCIQSFAGLAGPPLGGVLVDITQKYSAAFYSCAVGMGLGAVFLGLVRPAKTGHLCTRRNTGRNKPMGEQVAKDKEEIQELDNQDIKS
- the LOC125255404 gene encoding archaemetzincin-2, translated to MQVIQHPVERLHTALLSTRKDLIKTFQKFSRAEKKLLEDGLLPDNSLFSPITIHSDSDWIPAHPEDPQDFQSFYINPYRRSPNRGHNTIYIQTIGSFGEGAVVAEQYVEWLKDYCQAFFYGLVVKLLPPVTVASTACSFRVNNNTHNLQLHAGELLNFLKQRKPSDAFCIVGITMIDLYPKESWNFVFGQASLTKGMGVFSFARYDDHFYERSYTGRLKKKIELKQGDYSVFENYYTPPITSVLLLRSCKTLTHEIGHIFGMEHCQWLNCVMQGSNHLQESDRRTLVLCPICLRKLQSAIGFKIADRYKALLHWIEDGADSNGQHSKPTQAFQEYKDWFYKCLRILESETS